The sequence TCGTGCATCTCGGTGACCGGGCCGTTCCCCGGGTTTCCGGTGTCGCTGGAGGGCCGCGAGAACGAGGACCTCACCGCGCTCATCGAGAAACACCGCGACGAGATCCCGTTCAGCGATCAGCTGCCGACGCTGGACCCCCCGACGCACACCAACCACCGTGCGCTGCTGATGCGGCTGATCACGCCCAAGCGCCTCAAGGAGAACGAGGACGCGATGTGGCAGCTCGCCGACGACATCCTCGACGACTTTTTGGCGCCGGGACAGGGCGAGTTCATCAAGGGGTTCGCCGGTCCGTTCACCCTTCGCGTCATCGCCGACCTGCTCGGCGTGCCCGCCGAGGACCGCCCAGAGCTTCTCGAGCGGCTTGCGCGCGGCACCCACGGCAGCGGGCTGGGCAACGCCGAAAAGACCCTGGCCAAAACGCCGCTGGAATACCTCTACGACGTGTTCGCCGACTACGTCGAGGACCGTCGCCGCGAGCCCCGCGACGACGTGCTGACCGGGTTGGCGACGGCGACGTTCCCGGACGGCACGGTGCCCGAGGTCGGCGACGTCGTGCGGGTGGCCACCAACGTGTTCTCGGCCGGCCAGGAAACCACGGTGCGGCTGCTGAGCACGGCGCTGAAGGTGATCGGGGACAACCCCGACATCCAGCGCAGGTTGCGCGACGACCGCAGCCTGCTGCCGAACTTCATCGAGGAGTGCCTACGCATCGAGAGCCCGGTCAAGGGCGACTTCCGGCTGTCGCGGGTGCCGACCACCGTCGGCGACCAACCGTTCGGCGCCGGGTGCACGGTGATGGTGATCAACGGCGCGGCCAACCGCGATCCGCGCCGCTTCGAGGACCCGGACCGCTTCGACCCGGAGCGCAAGAACGCCCGCCAACACCTGGCGTTCGGCCGCGGCATCCACAGCTGCCCGGGTGCGCCGCTGGCCCGCGCGGAGACCCGCGTCGGGCTCGAGCGGCTGCTGGATCGCACGTCGGAGATCCGGATCAGCGAGGCGCACCACGGCCCGCCCGGAGACCGTCGCTACCAATACATTCCGACCTACATACTGCGTGGGCTCACCGAGTTGCATCTGGAGTTCGATGTGGTGGATGGCCCGGAGAAGGCGTCAGCCCGATGAAGGTCACCGTCGACGAGGACCGCTGCCGCGGCCACGGGATGTGCCTGACGTTGTGCCCCGAGGTGTTTCAGATGCACGACGACGGCTACGCGGTCGCCGACCCGTCGGAGGTACCCGCCGGGCTCGAGGAGTCGGCCAAGGAGGCGATCGCCAACTGCCCGGAACAAGCCATCAGCCAAATCGACTGAAACCCAAGGAGAATCGATGCCCAAGGCGTACATCCTCATCACCGAGGACGTCAAGGATCCGGCCGGGATGGCGGAGTACGGCAAGCTGGCCAGCCAGGCGATGGCCGGCGCGACGGTGTTGGCGTTCGACCAGAAGGTCGAGGTGATCGAGGGCACCTGGCACGGTACGCAGACGGTGCTGCTGGAGTTCGAGTCCGAGCAGGCGGCCAAGGACTGGTACAACTCCGATGCCTACCAGGCCGCGGTGAAGTTGCGTCAGGCCGCGGCGGACTGCAACGGCATCATCCTGCATGGCATTGGCTGAGTTTGCGGCGAAATAGCATTCCGGGCAGTAAATTCGCCCGATCAGCGACCTGGAATGCTATTTCGCGGGGATGTCAGCGCGGCTGTAGCGGGCCGACGGGTGTCGTCGTGGTGGCGTGCACCAGTAACTCGGCCAGCTCGCGCGGGCGGCTCAGAAACGGCGAATGCGACGTGTCGATGGTCAACTGTTCGACGCCGAGGCGCTGGGTCACCGTATCGGCCAGCCACCGCGGCATCGACCGATCCTGAAGGCAGCGGATGAAGCTGCGCGGGAGGTCGGCGGCCCAGTAGTCGGGCACCGACACCGGCGTCACCGTCGTGTCGCCGAACCGCTCGGGGCCGAGGCGCTCGAACGCCCAGCGGGCGGTGGCCTCGTCGCAGTCGTGGTAGAAGTACTCCCGGGCACCCTCGAAATCGGCGAACCACATCGCGCCGTCGTCGTCGAACTTCAAGTAGCCCAACATCTTTCCAGTATCGGCATCGAACTCATCGGTGGGGACGTCGTCGGCGTCGCGCATCACCATCGCCTCGGGATAGGTGCGGCCTTCACGCGGCAGCGCCGCCGCGAGGTAGGTGATGTGGCCGACGAGATCCGGCGCGGCGTCGGCGGCCAAGGTGGCGTCGAACCCGCCGCCGGAATGCCCGACGAGGACGTCTCCGGGTTGCAGCGCGGCGACGATCGCGTCGCGGCGGTTGGCCAACGTCGACTCCTCGTCGATCCGCGCGCCGTGCCCCGGCAGGTCGACGGCGACGCCGTCATGGCCCATCGACTGCAGTTCGGCGATCGTGGGTTGCCAGCACCACGCGGCGTGAAAACCGCCGTGCACGAAGACGAAACGCATCTAGGCGTGCGTCACTCGTCGACGATGGAGATGGCCTGCCGCGGACATTGCCGGACGGCTTCCTTGACCTGCTGCTCGTTCTCCGGGGTCACTTCTTCCTGTAACACGTGCAGATAATCTTGCTCGTCGAGGTCGAACACCTCCGGGATGATGCCCATGCAGACGCCGTTCGCCTCACACAGGCCGAAGTCGACGACGATTTTCTGGCTCACTTCAGCACCCTCACAGGCACGCGGTGGTATCCGGCGACGTTCTGCATGTGCACGCGTTCCAACCCGCCGAAGTCGACCTCGTAGCGCGGCATGAAGTCGAGCAGGTGCTCGAGTGCGATCGTGGTCTCCAGCCGGGCCAGCGCCGCGCCCAGGCAGCTGTGGATGCCGTATCCGAGGCCGAGGTGCGGCGACTGGGTGCGGTCGCGGCTGATGTCGAACGTCTCGGCGTCGTCGAAGGCGCGGGGGTCGCGGTTGGCCGCGGCCTTCATGAGGAACACCGGCTTGTGTGCCGGGATCGTGCCGCTGGGCACCTCGGCCTCTTTCAACGTGTAGCGCACGTTGTACTGCACCGGCCCGACGTAGCGCAGCAACTCCTCGACGGCGGCGGGCACCAGGCTGCGGTCGTCGAGCAGCATCTGCCACTGCTCGGGGTGACGGGCGAACTCCACCACCGCGCTGCCGACCAGCTTGGTGACGGTCTCCGCGCCCGCGCCGCCCAGCAGCGCGAGGAATCCCGTGATCTCCAGGTCGTCGAGCTTGCGCAGCTCGCCGTTCTCACCGGGGATCTCCGCGCGGATGAGGCGGCCGATCATGTCGTCCTGCGGGTTCTCCCGCCGTTCCTGAACGAGGCCGTAGTAGTACATGCCCGAGTCGATGTTGGCCTGCATGTTCTCTTCGGACAACTCGATCTGGCCGGGCTTGCGTTGCAGGCTGATGTCGATCCAGTGCCGGACCTTCTGGCGGAACTCCTCGGGCACCCCGGCCATCCGGGTGATCACCTCGACCGGGAACGGACCGGAGAAGTCCTGCACCACATCGAAGTTGTCGGGATCGACCTTGGACAGATAATGCTCGACGAGTTCGATGATCGTCTCGCGCTGGGACTGGATGGCCCGCGGGGTGAACGCCTTGTTGAGCAGGCTGCGCATGTGCCGGTGTTCCGGCGGGTCCATGAAGATGATCGACTTCTGCGGGCCCTCCTCGGAACGCACCATCGCGAGGTCGCAGCCGCGCGTCGAGGAGAACGCCTCGTGGTCTTTGAGCGCCGCGGCCACGTCGGCGTGTCGGGTCAACGCGTAGAAGTCTTCGTCCTCGTCGTAGTAGATCGGCGCTTCGTCGCGCATCCGCTGGTAGATCTCGTACGGGTTGTCGAAGTACTCCTGCGAAACCGGGTTGAACACCAGTTTTGGCTTGGTCATGGTCTCCTCTTTCGCGGCGGGGCTGGCGACCGCTTCCGTTACGCGAGGGCGCACTTATGTAACGCCTATAGTATGCCTCACGGGAGGGCTTTCATAGTCGAAATCGCCGGTACTCATTGCCGAATTCCTGTGTTGATGACGTCATCGAGAATGCCGAGTTGACCGCCCAGTTCGGCGGCGATCTCGCGCACCACCTCGACGTCCTTGCCGATGAACTCGGCCGTGTCGTCGACGAATGCCGCCGCCGACCCGCGCATGGCAATGAACTCACCGACCCGGCTCGCCCCGCTGCCGTGCGTGAGCGACGTCAGCAGGTTCTTTTCGTCCACGCCGAAGCGCTCTCCTAGCGCGACGGCCTCACGCAGCAGGCCGATCTGGGCGGCGAACAGGGCGTTGTTGACCAGCTTGACGCCCTGGCCGGCGCCCAGCGGTCCGACGTGCAGGATCGGGTCGCCGTAGCTGGCCAGCACCGGCTGGGCGCGGGCCACCGCGTCGTCGGATCCGCCGACGAACAGGGTGAGTGTGCCCGCGGCGATGTTGTGCGGGCCGCCGCTGACGGGTGCGTCCACGACGTCGACGGCGGGGTTGCCGGCGGCGACGGTCTGCGCGGTGCGGGGGCTGCCGGTGGTGTGGATGACCAGGAGCGCCCCCGGCGGCATGGCCGACACCAGATCGGACGACGTGCAGACCTGGCGGACCTGATCATCGGTGAACACACACACGATGACGACGTCGGCGCCCGCACCGACCGCGGTCAGGTCGGTGACGGCGTGCGCGCCGAGATCGCGTACCGCCTGGCATTTCTCGGCGGTCCTGCCGAGGGCGGTGACCTGATGGCCGGCTTCGACGAGACGCCGCACCATGGGCGCACCCATTCGACCCGCCCCGACGAACCCGATGCGCGTCATCTGGACCTTCTGCTCTTCGCGCAAGCGCTCATCGCGGAAACTCCATGGACTTCAACGCGGCGTCCGCGGCGGTGAACACCGCCCCCTCGGGCGCCGACGCCTGCGCGGCGATGCTGGCCGCGTGCCGAACATCCTTCTGCAGCAGCGCACCTGCGATGGGGGCCAGCCCCTCCGCGGTCCCGCCGAACATCGAGATGCTGCCGAGCGCCTTGCTGGTGGCCGAGCCGCCGTTGAGCACCTCGGCGAGCCGGTCGCGGGGGATGCCCAGGGCCACACCGAGGTCGAGGGTGCTCAGCGCGCTGCCGAGGTTGGCGGTGAACAGCAGGTTGTTGAGGATCTTGGTGACCTGACCGCTGCCCAACGGGCCGAGGTGGACGATCGGGTCGGCGTAGGTCGCGAACACGGGCCTGCACCGCTCGACGACGTCCTCCTCGCCGCCGACCATGACCAGCAGTTTGCCCTCCTCGACCGCGGGACCGCCGCCGCTGACCGGTGCGTCGATCACCGAAACCCCCTGCGCGCCGGCCTTTTCGGCGACCTCACGGCAGGTGTCGGGATGTACGGTGCTGTGAATCGCGACGACGCCGCCCGAGGCCAGCCCGGCCAGTACGCCGCTCTCGCCGTACAGCACCTCCCTGACGTCGTCGTCTCCGACCACGCACAAGCACACCAGATCACTTGCCGCGGCCAGTTCGGCGGGCGAGGCCGCCGTCTTGGCGGCGGTGTCCGCATACGGCTCGAGGCTGGTCTGCCTACGTGCCCACAGTGTCGTCTCGAAACCGCCTTCGACGATCCGCCGCGCCATGGGTCCGCCCTGGCTGCCGAGCCCGATGAATCCGACGCGCATCAACACGTCTCCAATCCTTGTTGTGCAAGAACACATTCCTCGACGAAGGCCAACACCTTTGCGTGGTATGCCGCGCCGTTGACCGACAGCGACAGGTTATGCCCCGTACCGGCCTGTTCGTTGATCACGAACCGCGGCGACGACGTGAACATCGCACCGATCTGCGCGAGCATCTCGCGATCCGACCGCCACACCCGCTCGAACTCCGCGACGCTGAACTGCACCGGCACGCCCACCTGCGGTGCGAGCGCGGGGAAGTCATGGCGAGGCCAACTACTGGTCACCTCGACCTCGTAGCGCGCCCCGCCCGAGGAGTTCGTCATGCCCGACAACACATCGGGCGGATACAGATCCGCGGGCTGCCAGAGCACTTCGCGCAGCCCGGCGGGCCGATGGTCGGCCGTCGTGGCCCTCATGATGTCGGCCATCACGTCGCTGTAGTGCAGCCCGGTGCCGGCCAGCTCCAAGCCGATGACGTCGGAGCCGCCCACGGCCATGCGCACCGCCAGCTCGCATCCGGCCGAGTGGCCCATCAGAAAAACCCCGGCGCCGCGCGGTTGATCGCCGAGAACCTTGTCGAGTGCCCCGTAAGCCAGTGCGACGCGCTGTTCGGGCCGGTCCATCGCCTCCGGGTACGGCGCCGAACTGCCGTAGCCGGGTCGGTCCAGCGCCACCATCGTGTAGCCCGCCGAAGTGCCTGCGCGCAGCAGCGACAACTGCGGATGGCCCGGGCAGTCGAAATACGCTGCGGTGCTGGCCCCTCCGTGTAGCGCGACGACGACCGCACGCGGCTCGTCGACCGATGCCACCAGGCCCGACATGGGCACACCGTCGACCAGCACCACGCGCGGGCGCGGGGCGCTCACGTGTCCGTCCGCATCAGCAGGACCCCGCTGGGGGTGAGACCGCCGCTGCTGGCCACCGCCACCTTGGCCCCGGGAACCTGGCGTTCACCGCCGTCACCGCGCAACTGGGTCACCGCCTCGTGGATCAAACCCATGCCGTGGGTGCGCCCGTGCGAGAGCTGACCGCCGTGGGTGTTCAACGGGATGACCCCGTCGCGCGCGATGGCCTTTCCGCCGTCCAAGAAGTCCTTGGCTTCGCCGATGTCGCAGAAGCCGAGCGCCTCCAGCCACGACAGACAGTTGAACGAGAAGCCGTCGTACAGCTGCGCGACATCGACGTCTTTGGGCCGCAGCGAGGTACGCGTCCACAGATGCGCCGCCTGACCGAGAACCTGGGGTTCGTGGGTCAGCGTGGACTGGTCCCAGTCGGTGCGCTCGATGATCTGCGTGCCGACGGCTTCGAACAGTACGGGCTTGTGCGGCATATCCTTTGCGGCGTCGACGGCCGACACGATGACCGCGACCGCTCCGTCGCAGGGCACGTCGCAGTCGTACAGCCCGAACGGTGTGGTGATCATCCGGGCGTTCAGATAGTCGTCCATGGTCATCGGATCGCGATAGATGGCCGTCGGGTTCAGCGCGGCGTTCGCGCGCTGGTTCAACGCGATCCAGCCCAGCGTTTCCCGCGTGGTGCCGTAGCGGTCGAAGTGGCGCTGCGCGTTGAGTGCCAACGTGTGCGCGGCCGAGATCGCCCCGAACGGCATCTGCCAACTGTTGGTGCGGGCGCCGCCAGGCGGGGCCGCCTTGCCTTCCTTCATCAGCTGCTGGAACGTCGCCTCCCACAACGTGCGGAAGCACAGCACGTGGCGGGCCATGCCGGTGGCCACGGCCATCATTGCGGCGATGACCGACCCGCCGGGCCCGAAGGTGTCCATGCCGCCGTTGATCCACGTCGGCCGCAGCCCCAGCGCGTTTTCCAGCGCGGTGACCCCGCCCTCGCCCATGCCTGCGATATCGAGCCCCGGATACGTGGACAGGCCGTCGATGTCGGCGAAGGTCAACCCGGCGTCGGCGACGGCCGCCTCGCAGGCCTCGATGGTCAGCGACAATGGCGGCACCATCAACCGCCGCCCGAGCCGCGACGCGCCGATGCCGGTGATCGCGGACTTCTCTTCGAACCGCTCGGTGGTCAACGGCGCGCGCACGTAACGGCCGACGTCCTCGGGTGCGACGTCGTCGACGGCGGCGGGCCCGGCCTGCTTGTCCGCTGTTGGCCGGAAGACGGGCAGCCACACGGTTCCGGCCGGGTCGTCGAACTTCTGGAAGTCGACCTCGACGGTCTGGCCGAGGGTCAGTTCATCGGGGTCGCAGTCGATGATGTTGGTGGTCAACCGAACTCGCGGATCCTCGACGACGGCGACCTGCGCCACCACATACGGAGGGGGCAGGTCGGGAAAGCCGAACCGGTGGTTGACGGTGAAGGCGCTCAGCGTCGCCTTGCCCGATACGTCGCGAACCCCCATGTTGCGGCCGCGGCAGTACCGGCACACCGGTTGCGGCGGATGGATCAGCGCCCGACAGTCTTGGCATTCCTGAATACGCAGCACCCCGTCCCCGCCGGCGGTCCAGAAGAACTCGTTCTGAACGGTCAGCTCAGGTAGCGGCCTCGTCACCGAACGAACCCCGAAATCGCCTCGTTGTCCTCGGTTTTGGGCGCCGGCTCGAGTGTCTCCGTGACGTCGGGCCGGTCCTGTTGGTTCTCGGATGGCCGGTGTTCGCCCATGTAGATGATCGCGTGCGCGGGGCAATCCAGCAGCGCCCGCATCACCGCGTCGCGGTCCCTCTCGGGTACCGTGCCGTCGCCGACCAGCGACGCGTAGCCCCAGTCGTCGAGCGAGAAGTAGTCCGGTGCGTGCTTGGCGCAGATACCGAAGCCGTCACACAACGTCCGATCGAGTCGAATCCTCAAGCCGTCACTCATGTCTGAGCCACCGCCTCCACTTCGTAGGGCCGCACGGCGGTGAACGCCGCGGTTCGGCATGCCGGGCAGTCGTCGCCGAGATGGCGGCTGACCACCTGGGGGAACTGGCGTAGCAGGCTGGCGGCGATGTTGGTGGCACCGTCGAGCGTGCCGCACGCCCCGCGCCCGCGCAGCACCACCGACCAGCGCTCCAGACGTGTCACGTCGTCGTCGGTGGCCACACCGTCACGCAACGCGCAGATCACCGCGGCCATCGCCGCCGTGCCGTTGAAGCATGACCCGCACTGGCCGGCGTTCTCCCGGTCGAAGTAGGACATCACCGACGCCGCGACCGCGACCGGGCAGTCGTCGGTGAGGATCGAGATCGCACCGCATCCCAGGCCGGCGCCGAGGCGGCGAATCGATTCGTTATCGAGGGTGGCGTCGAGGATGTCGGTGTTGAGCAGTCCGGCGAAGTACCCGCCCATCAACGCCCCGTGCACCGACTCCGGGTCCACACCATGCACCTCGAGCAGGGTGGAAAACGATGCACCGTACGGGATCTCGTAAAGCGCGGGCGGACGCCCTGCGCCCGTGATCGTCGCCAGGAAGGTGCCCGGCGACATCGGCGTGCCGACGGCGCGGAACCGCTGGGCGCCGTGCTCGTGAATGAACGGCAGGTTCGCGAGCGTTTCGACGTTGCTGACCATCGTCGGAAGGCCCAACACCCCTTCCTCGAAGGGCCGCGGCGGTTTGTCGGTCGGCTTGGCCGGGCCGCCGTTGATGCGCCGCACGGCGGCGGTTTCCTCACCGGCGACGTAGCCCGGTTCGACGGTGATCACGGTGACCTCGGTGTCGCCGAACACCTGCGGCGCGAGCTCGGTCAGCGCGTCGGTGACGGCCGCCGCCGCCCTGTCGTCGGACACGTACACGTACGCGCGCCCGGCGCCCGCCGTCGCAGCGGCCAGGCGCAACCCGTCCAGCACCAGATGCGGCCGCGAGCGCAGCAGCCACCGGTCCTTGACCGAAGCGGGTTCGCCCTCTTCGCCGTTGGCCACCACCACGGTCTCGGAGCCGCGCAGGCCGGCGTCGCGCACCGTTCGCAGCTTGGTGCCGAGCGGAAACGCCGCGCCGCCGCGGCCCAGCAGCCCCGAAAGATCGACCTGTTCCAGGAGCGCACCGGCATCCGACAGCTCCCGGTAGCCCCCGGCCTGGGTGTACTCGGCGTAGCTTTCCGGTGCCACCTGTCCCGGCCGCAGCAGCCGAGGCGGGCAATCCGGCCACGCCGTGACGGTGAGATCGGTTGTCGTGGAGGTCATGACACGTCCTTCCTGGGCCCGGCTAGGCTGACGCACATGAGGACCGCGGTGGTGCGTGTCGGCGTCGACAAAGCCGGCGAGCTGACACCGGAACAGCTAACCGATGGCATGGCACGCCTCCGTGAGATGGCCGCGGCGGCGGGTATCGAGGTGGTGGAGAACAACCTGGCGATGCTGCCGCCGCAGCGCCGTGAGGTGGAGGTGCTGATCGCCGGCGAGGATCCCGCCGCGCTCCAGCAGCGCGCGGTTGAACTGTGCGCCAAGGCGTTCGGCACCAAACCCGTGCCCGGGGTACTGACCTATATCAGCCGGGGCACCGACGCCGACGCCCACGGCGTGCTCGCCGGGTTCGGGCTCACCGGCGACATCGAACGGGTGCCGGGGGAGGACGGCTGGGACGTGGTGCACGTGACGCTGCGCAGTTCGGATCTGGAACGGGTGCCCGAGAGCCGCATCCACACCGCGCTCGAGGCGTCGCTGAACTGCGAAGTGCGCATCCACATGGTCTGACCCCGCCGCGCTGACGGCGTCGATGTGCGGTTTCATCCGCAACACGCCGCCGGGCGCGGATGAGACCGCACACTGGCGGGGCACCTTGCAGCGCGTCATCTAGTCGTCCAGGAATTTCAGGATCGCGGGTGCGGCCTGCACCCACGTGTCGAACATATTGAAACGCTTGACCTTTCCGGAGGCACGCGCTTCACCGGCGCGCTCCCAGGCGTCCTCCGGCCACGGCGGGTCGATGAGCGTGGATCCCTTGATCAGGCAGTGGACCTCCAGCGACGTGCGCTTGGGGTGGTCCAGATCGTTCTCCCCGCCGCGGATGATCAGCGTCGGCACCTTGATGTTGTCGAACATCTCGTCTTCGACTCCGGGGATCGTCTGACCCGGCTTCGGCACAAAGGCGTTGAGCCACCGCAGCATCAGCTTGAGAAACTCGTCGGGGTCCATCGCGAGGAACCGCTCGCGGTTGGCGGGGTTCTCCGCGATCCGCTGCTTCCATTCGTCGACGGCGATCACGCCCTTCATGCCGGCGCCGCGAACCGCCAGGATGCTCGGCACGATGTAGTAGGAGCCCAGCACGAACGACCCGTACACACCGCCGACGATGTTCCACACCACCAGCTTTCGCACGATCTCCGGATAAAGCATCGCGGTCAGCATCGAGTCGCGGGCGCCGCCCGAGCCGCCTGCGATGATGCACGGACCGATGTCGAGCCCGGTGATCAGCGCGTGCAGCGTCTCGGCACGCATGTGCGATTCGCTCTGGCCGTAGAACTGGACATCGGACTTGCCGCAGTTCGGCCGGTCCCACAGCAGCACCCGGTAGCCGCCCTTGACGAGCTGCTGGGCGAGGGGTCGCAGCCCCTCGATGTCCTTGCTGAACCGGCCACCCGGTGTCAACGCGATGAAATCGCCTTCCTTGCCGAGGATCTCGTAGACGACGTTGCCGCCGTTGACCTCGAAGGTCTTCTCGCCGCGCTTGAGCTT comes from Mycolicibacterium pulveris and encodes:
- a CDS encoding ferredoxin — encoded protein: MRIRLDRTLCDGFGICAKHAPDYFSLDDWGYASLVGDGTVPERDRDAVMRALLDCPAHAIIYMGEHRPSENQQDRPDVTETLEPAPKTEDNEAISGFVR
- a CDS encoding NADH-ubiquinone oxidoreductase-F iron-sulfur binding region domain-containing protein → MTSTTTDLTVTAWPDCPPRLLRPGQVAPESYAEYTQAGGYRELSDAGALLEQVDLSGLLGRGGAAFPLGTKLRTVRDAGLRGSETVVVANGEEGEPASVKDRWLLRSRPHLVLDGLRLAAATAGAGRAYVYVSDDRAAAAVTDALTELAPQVFGDTEVTVITVEPGYVAGEETAAVRRINGGPAKPTDKPPRPFEEGVLGLPTMVSNVETLANLPFIHEHGAQRFRAVGTPMSPGTFLATITGAGRPPALYEIPYGASFSTLLEVHGVDPESVHGALMGGYFAGLLNTDILDATLDNESIRRLGAGLGCGAISILTDDCPVAVAASVMSYFDRENAGQCGSCFNGTAAMAAVICALRDGVATDDDVTRLERWSVVLRGRGACGTLDGATNIAASLLRQFPQVVSRHLGDDCPACRTAAFTAVRPYEVEAVAQT
- a CDS encoding cytochrome P450, with amino-acid sequence MAEDLTAVDFFRDGRLTDDPYPFYAALRDKCPVTREDHYGVTMVTGWQEAVDIYNDAESFSSCISVTGPFPGFPVSLEGRENEDLTALIEKHRDEIPFSDQLPTLDPPTHTNHRALLMRLITPKRLKENEDAMWQLADDILDDFLAPGQGEFIKGFAGPFTLRVIADLLGVPAEDRPELLERLARGTHGSGLGNAEKTLAKTPLEYLYDVFADYVEDRRREPRDDVLTGLATATFPDGTVPEVGDVVRVATNVFSAGQETTVRLLSTALKVIGDNPDIQRRLRDDRSLLPNFIEECLRIESPVKGDFRLSRVPTTVGDQPFGAGCTVMVINGAANRDPRRFEDPDRFDPERKNARQHLAFGRGIHSCPGAPLARAETRVGLERLLDRTSEIRISEAHHGPPGDRRYQYIPTYILRGLTELHLEFDVVDGPEKASAR
- a CDS encoding cytochrome P450, with translation MTKPKLVFNPVSQEYFDNPYEIYQRMRDEAPIYYDEDEDFYALTRHADVAAALKDHEAFSSTRGCDLAMVRSEEGPQKSIIFMDPPEHRHMRSLLNKAFTPRAIQSQRETIIELVEHYLSKVDPDNFDVVQDFSGPFPVEVITRMAGVPEEFRQKVRHWIDISLQRKPGQIELSEENMQANIDSGMYYYGLVQERRENPQDDMIGRLIRAEIPGENGELRKLDDLEITGFLALLGGAGAETVTKLVGSAVVEFARHPEQWQMLLDDRSLVPAAVEELLRYVGPVQYNVRYTLKEAEVPSGTIPAHKPVFLMKAAANRDPRAFDDAETFDISRDRTQSPHLGLGYGIHSCLGAALARLETTIALEHLLDFMPRYEVDFGGLERVHMQNVAGYHRVPVRVLK
- a CDS encoding thiolase C-terminal domain-containing protein; translation: MTRPLPELTVQNEFFWTAGGDGVLRIQECQDCRALIHPPQPVCRYCRGRNMGVRDVSGKATLSAFTVNHRFGFPDLPPPYVVAQVAVVEDPRVRLTTNIIDCDPDELTLGQTVEVDFQKFDDPAGTVWLPVFRPTADKQAGPAAVDDVAPEDVGRYVRAPLTTERFEEKSAITGIGASRLGRRLMVPPLSLTIEACEAAVADAGLTFADIDGLSTYPGLDIAGMGEGGVTALENALGLRPTWINGGMDTFGPGGSVIAAMMAVATGMARHVLCFRTLWEATFQQLMKEGKAAPPGGARTNSWQMPFGAISAAHTLALNAQRHFDRYGTTRETLGWIALNQRANAALNPTAIYRDPMTMDDYLNARMITTPFGLYDCDVPCDGAVAVIVSAVDAAKDMPHKPVLFEAVGTQIIERTDWDQSTLTHEPQVLGQAAHLWTRTSLRPKDVDVAQLYDGFSFNCLSWLEALGFCDIGEAKDFLDGGKAIARDGVIPLNTHGGQLSHGRTHGMGLIHEAVTQLRGDGGERQVPGAKVAVASSGGLTPSGVLLMRTDT
- a CDS encoding alpha/beta fold hydrolase; translation: MTTTEKQSGPKLKRGEKTFEVNGGNVVYEILGKEGDFIALTPGGRFSKDIEGLRPLAQQLVKGGYRVLLWDRPNCGKSDVQFYGQSESHMRAETLHALITGLDIGPCIIAGGSGGARDSMLTAMLYPEIVRKLVVWNIVGGVYGSFVLGSYYIVPSILAVRGAGMKGVIAVDEWKQRIAENPANRERFLAMDPDEFLKLMLRWLNAFVPKPGQTIPGVEDEMFDNIKVPTLIIRGGENDLDHPKRTSLEVHCLIKGSTLIDPPWPEDAWERAGEARASGKVKRFNMFDTWVQAAPAILKFLDD
- a CDS encoding NAD(P)-dependent oxidoreductase, producing the protein MRVGFIGLGSQGGPMARRIVEGGFETTLWARRQTSLEPYADTAAKTAASPAELAAASDLVCLCVVGDDDVREVLYGESGVLAGLASGGVVAIHSTVHPDTCREVAEKAGAQGVSVIDAPVSGGGPAVEEGKLLVMVGGEEDVVERCRPVFATYADPIVHLGPLGSGQVTKILNNLLFTANLGSALSTLDLGVALGIPRDRLAEVLNGGSATSKALGSISMFGGTAEGLAPIAGALLQKDVRHAASIAAQASAPEGAVFTAADAALKSMEFPR
- a CDS encoding ferredoxin produces the protein MKVTVDEDRCRGHGMCLTLCPEVFQMHDDGYAVADPSEVPAGLEESAKEAIANCPEQAISQID
- a CDS encoding alpha/beta fold hydrolase, with amino-acid sequence MRFVFVHGGFHAAWCWQPTIAELQSMGHDGVAVDLPGHGARIDEESTLANRRDAIVAALQPGDVLVGHSGGGFDATLAADAAPDLVGHITYLAAALPREGRTYPEAMVMRDADDVPTDEFDADTGKMLGYLKFDDDGAMWFADFEGAREYFYHDCDEATARWAFERLGPERFGDTTVTPVSVPDYWAADLPRSFIRCLQDRSMPRWLADTVTQRLGVEQLTIDTSHSPFLSRPRELAELLVHATTTTPVGPLQPR
- a CDS encoding ferredoxin, yielding MSQKIVVDFGLCEANGVCMGIIPEVFDLDEQDYLHVLQEEVTPENEQQVKEAVRQCPRQAISIVDE
- a CDS encoding NAD(P)-dependent oxidoreductase, whose amino-acid sequence is MREEQKVQMTRIGFVGAGRMGAPMVRRLVEAGHQVTALGRTAEKCQAVRDLGAHAVTDLTAVGAGADVVIVCVFTDDQVRQVCTSSDLVSAMPPGALLVIHTTGSPRTAQTVAAGNPAVDVVDAPVSGGPHNIAAGTLTLFVGGSDDAVARAQPVLASYGDPILHVGPLGAGQGVKLVNNALFAAQIGLLREAVALGERFGVDEKNLLTSLTHGSGASRVGEFIAMRGSAAAFVDDTAEFIGKDVEVVREIAAELGGQLGILDDVINTGIRQ
- a CDS encoding DUF1330 domain-containing protein encodes the protein MPKAYILITEDVKDPAGMAEYGKLASQAMAGATVLAFDQKVEVIEGTWHGTQTVLLEFESEQAAKDWYNSDAYQAAVKLRQAAADCNGIILHGIG
- a CDS encoding alpha/beta hydrolase, whose translation is MSGLVASVDEPRAVVVALHGGASTAAYFDCPGHPQLSLLRAGTSAGYTMVALDRPGYGSSAPYPEAMDRPEQRVALAYGALDKVLGDQPRGAGVFLMGHSAGCELAVRMAVGGSDVIGLELAGTGLHYSDVMADIMRATTADHRPAGLREVLWQPADLYPPDVLSGMTNSSGGARYEVEVTSSWPRHDFPALAPQVGVPVQFSVAEFERVWRSDREMLAQIGAMFTSSPRFVINEQAGTGHNLSLSVNGAAYHAKVLAFVEECVLAQQGLETC